Within the Thermostichus lividus PCC 6715 genome, the region GTCGTAAATTCTTGAACCCCGTGGAGATATAGGGCATCGCGGATGATAGTTTCGGTGGGGGGATGGACAAAGCCAGCCACCAGATGGCTTGCCCCTTGGTAAGGATTCCAGATTAACTCAAGGGTGGCAATGGGTGGGCGTTTGCCAATTTGCTCGCGGTAGGGCACAAGTCCCTGAGCCGCAGGGAAGTGACGCGGTAAGTAAACAAACCCCAGATGGGCTTTTGCCAAACAGATTGACACCTGCTCAAGGGGCACCCGTGACCAGTCCACTCCTAGGGCGCGCCAAAGATCAATCAGGGGAACGCCTTCCTTGGTAGGCATACGATCGCCTCCATGCTGTAGCACCGGAATGCCAGCACTCGCTAAGACAAGAGCGGTTAAGGGACTCAAGGGAAAGGTGCGATCGCGCCCATCGTAGGGCTGGCTCAGGATCATCACTGGTGAGGCACTCTCAATAGCAGCCACCTTGGGGCCTAACTCTTGGTAGGTATCTAGCATCCCGGCCATTTCGGCAGCGGTGGGGCGCTTAATGCGATGGGCAATTAGAAAAGCACCAATCTGCGCTGGGGTTGCTGTTTGCTCGAGCATCAGTTTCAGCGCCATGGCCGCCTCAGCGCGGGTCAAATCTTGGTGGGTATGGGCACCACTGCCTACTTTCTTCAGTAGATTACGAAAAACAAGACTCATGGGAAGCCTGTTGGCGAATAAGGGTTAACAACTGAGCCATGGGAGGCAAATTCAGGCGATCGCGCGTGGTAATGGCCAAAACTTGACGGTCGGGCGGTGCCACTTTAGCATCAAGGTGACGAATCACCAAGGTATCATCATCCAAGGCATCTTTTAGCGCCGATCGGGGCAATAGTGCCAACATGTCACTTTCGCGAATGACAGCAATAAAGGCATCGGGGGTATTTAGCTCTAGGGCTGGTTGCCAAGGGAGATTGCGGCGGGCAAACTCCTCTGCCACTAAGCGGCGCATCCCATACCCATCCTTAAAGACCACATGGGGATACTGGGCTAAGGCCTCCCAAGTCAGTGTAGGGTGACAGGCGAGGGGATGCTGCGCCGCCATGAGGATCTGGACAGGTTCACTATAGAGAGGTTCAATCACCCATTCCGACTGCTTAAAGAGATAGCGATCGCCCATCACAATGATCAAATCTACCAAGCCATCCTGAAATACCTTGACGGCGCGATCGCTCCCTAGGGCAGTCACCCGCAATTGCATCTGCGGAAAGCTCTGATGAAACCTTGGCAACAAGGTAGGTAAAAAGTGGCGACAGATAGAGTGAATAGCCGCAATACACAGTTCATGTTGCTGACCGTGCTGCATCGCCTTCAGTTCAGCACTGGCTGCCTGCCACTCCTGCCAAATCCTGTAGGCACGCCGAAGAAACAGATCCCCCGCCACCGTCAACTTGGCTCGGCTAGACCGATGGAGAAGCTGAATGCCTAAGTTATCTTCTAGGGCTTGAATTTGCCGACTAATGGTGGGTTGGCTGACCCCACACCGCTGAGCCGCAGCCTGAAAGCTACCGGTTTCAGCAACCGCCAAAAAAGACTGCAACTGATCGAGTCGCATAGTTGCTATCGTGTTCTCCTTAAAGGATGAGCCTTATTTAGGCTAATCGTGAGCTTTTACTGTATGCAATTTTCGTATGACAAAGGGTGTTCCTTGATACGATTAGGCAGAATGTTTCCCTACCATTGGGAGAAGTCCAGCAACTGCTGATTTAATCCGTTAGGTACCCAAGACAATGAAAATGAAATTGTCTCTCATTCCAATTGAGCGTAACGGTTCCCCACGTGGCTATACAGGCTTCCTGCCTGAAGTGACGCAGGAAGTATTCCGGGCAACTGCTGATCTCTATACGATGGTCGGATTCGAAGAGCCGTGGATCGGCTATCTTGCGTTAGCAAACGGGATACCGGTTGGCACATGTGGCTTCAAATCACCCCCTCACGATGGATGCATTGAAATTGCCTATTTCACATTTCCGGACTTTGAGAACCGGGGCGTTGCTTCCGAGATGGCTGCCGCGCTCGTAGCAATTGCGCGCCATCATAGGCCATCTATTGTGGTCTCGGCACAGACACTTCCGGAGCGTAATGCCTCCCATAGAGTGCTTGAGAAGCTTGGATTCCAACACGTTGAAACTCTTAAACACCCTGAAGATGGTACGGTTTGGGAATGGCAACTGAGGGAGGAGATTGGCACCTAAGATAGGCTTTAAGGCAAACAGAATCAACGTCAGCTATGAAATAGGCCACCACGCTCCTTTACCTTAAACCTAGAGAATACGTCAGCATAGCCTGCTGTTCCTATTCCTCGGTGCTCGATGTCCTATATTGGCTCAATAAGCTGTACCTGCCCTTCGTCCACATCGGCTCACTCAATCGCGTAACCATCCCCTAAGAGTTGCCAGTTTTGCCGTTCCTCCTCAGAGGCGTGCAGCAAACGGGGATACCAACATCAGGGGACACTTAAACTTCGGCCATCGATCAAGTCCACAATTAATGTTCTATACCCTCGGTTTTTCGCCAAGGAAACAGGGCTGAGCCAAAACCTACATGCTTTCTGAGGCCAGTGATAGCTGCTACTGAAGTGCCGCAGCCCCAAAGGTCGCATTAAATCGCCGACACCAAATGGCGACTGAGCGGTACTCATCTAAGTTGACAGTGGCTGGAATGTCATACCGTTGATCCCCACTAAACGATTGCAGCTCTGCCAAAATGACATAATCTCCTTCTCGCAGCGGGAACGCTGGGGGAGTTGTTGAACCCAGAACGTTCTCAGAACGGTG harbors:
- a CDS encoding GNAT family N-acetyltransferase, producing MKMKLSLIPIERNGSPRGYTGFLPEVTQEVFRATADLYTMVGFEEPWIGYLALANGIPVGTCGFKSPPHDGCIEIAYFTFPDFENRGVASEMAAALVAIARHHRPSIVVSAQTLPERNASHRVLEKLGFQHVETLKHPEDGTVWEWQLREEIGT
- a CDS encoding LysR family transcriptional regulator, with product MRLDQLQSFLAVAETGSFQAAAQRCGVSQPTISRQIQALEDNLGIQLLHRSSRAKLTVAGDLFLRRAYRIWQEWQAASAELKAMQHGQQHELCIAAIHSICRHFLPTLLPRFHQSFPQMQLRVTALGSDRAVKVFQDGLVDLIIVMGDRYLFKQSEWVIEPLYSEPVQILMAAQHPLACHPTLTWEALAQYPHVVFKDGYGMRRLVAEEFARRNLPWQPALELNTPDAFIAVIRESDMLALLPRSALKDALDDDTLVIRHLDAKVAPPDRQVLAITTRDRLNLPPMAQLLTLIRQQASHESCFS
- a CDS encoding anthranilate phosphoribosyltransferase family protein — its product is MSLVFRNLLKKVGSGAHTHQDLTRAEAAMALKLMLEQTATPAQIGAFLIAHRIKRPTAAEMAGMLDTYQELGPKVAAIESASPVMILSQPYDGRDRTFPLSPLTALVLASAGIPVLQHGGDRMPTKEGVPLIDLWRALGVDWSRVPLEQVSICLAKAHLGFVYLPRHFPAAQGLVPYREQIGKRPPIATLELIWNPYQGASHLVAGFVHPPTETIIRDALYLHGVQEFTTVKGLEGSCDLPRERTAIIGLGRHQPEPWQRLRLHPQDYGMNSSNIPWTTLSEAGEAMQQVLTGEPHPLTASVLWNSGFYLWQGGKAATLTEGMALSQDLLCSGTVRQHCQRLQAVVEQL